The sequence AATCATAATATACCGTCGTTTTCAGCTGGTGGCAAATATATTCAATCATTTACAAGGAAAAACGACATAATTTACACATTATTATTCATTATGAACGACAACAAAtaataacacttttgttttttatctACTTATATAATCTCATCTCACGTTATGAAAAAATTGGCTACTTTACAAGAACAATTCGTTTTCAgttaaaaaaaagaagaagaaagaaaaagcccTAAAGAAAATGCATGTCGtttgtaaaatattaataagaaacGACATATCGTTTGTGACACAAACTTAATAAGTTGACTTTTAAGTTAGGCTGTTTACAAGTCAAAACGACACGTGGTTTTATTATTGCTTCATGTGGTGGGATTCTCTGCATGTCAACCACGATAAACTCTGCTGGAACACACTTCCGATTGGTCAAAACTTCTTCTTTTAGCTCAAATTTCTGATATAATTCCCAGAAAGAAAATATTTCCAGAGAGAAAAATGAAACACTGTGATTACTTTCAGAAATCGCTTCCCAACGATATTGCCCTCAAAATCGCTTCTTCACTTCAGGTTCATATAtaatgtatacatataaatataaatatgcaTATTCATATagttttcatataatttcaacTGAGTTTTGTTTTTAAGGGTTTGGAACTGTGTTCACTGGGTAGTTGTTCTCGTTTTTGGAGGGAGCTATGCAAGTCTGATTGCTTATGGGAATCTCTAGCTAAAGAAAGATGGCCTTTTTTGGGTTCTCTTCAACTCCAAccctcctcttcttcctctgctCCTTATATCCCTAATTTccaggttttttttttccttccttGAAAGTGTGTTATCGATCAAAATTGGTTTATTGGGTCATTTTAATTTGGGGGTGGAAAATTGGTGTTAGGGATGGAGGGCCTTATACATCCAGAGACACAATGAAATGGCGGGTAGAGCTATGGAGGTATTGAAATTCGTGGAGCAACGTTCTTTATCTGGTTCTCTTGGAGTTGGGGACTATTTGAAAGCAATTGAAGATTTGCACGTAATGCAATTTGGGTTTAAAGATGTTGAATTGTTGCTTTTCAAACCAAAGCTTAATCCTTTATTTAACTTGGTCGGTTTGCATTACTGCATAAATTGGCTTCGAGTACCGGTAAATATGTTTTGTTGAGATCATAATTCGATTGTCATATTATGTCTTTGACTTTATTTTAGAGGTTAAGATTCTGAGTAACTTAAGTAACATGTTTGTGCTTGATGGTTAGTTGCTAAAAACTGAAAGCTAAAATCTAGTATCAACATTGCTTAATTATTGCCTTATTGGTGTTATAAAGtagcaatttttttattatcttatCTTTTCTAGTATTCCAAACATGATCTTAGTGAGTCAATGTAAAACATTATGGACCTGAATATGCAGCCTAATAAGTTGCCTAATTCAACCAGGCTcatgatcatgatcatgatTTCTAAAGCATCTTGTATTTGACAGGCTGAGTATGTACTTGAATCACTTGAGTGCTGTAAGATCTCAGATAGGGAAGTGTGTGTGAAGTGGTGGAAGCTTGGAAGATGGTTCTATGGCTTTCGCATGCGCGATGAGTCGCGTTTTCGCATTTTCTGTATGGCAGATTTTGCAATGGCTAAGGAAGAAGAGGTTCTTGCAGTGCTCCATCGCGGTGCCATTCATGAGGTAATACGGGTTCAGATTTCCATTGTTGATTCTTCAGACATTCCCTGGTATCATCAGAACACTCAGAAACAGGGTTAAGTAAGTGGCCTATTAGTTATGCATGCATCTGCATAGCTTTGttgtttattaattgattttatgTACATTTGtattgttgtatatatataaatataaacgcTATGAATACAAGCCTGTGTATCAATAAACCAAATATACTTGTATAGTATTTTCACTGAAGAGGTCAATGGCTTCTTTATTCTGATTGCAAGCTTCCTCTTCCAAGCTTATATTGTAACAATTAGGGAATAAAATGTATCAGTTTGTATGCTATGTtgttatctaaaataaaaattatgaacTCTGTCAACTGAAGGGAAGAAAGGACACTAAGAGTTGTGTTTGGAGTTGTAATGTTATGTCTAGTTGGTATGTTAGTTGACATGCTTGAGCTTAAATTGTTGTTCATTATAATAAGCTTCTTTTTTGTTTACATTAGTGGAGAGTAATACAGTGCAAGCTTATGGATTGATGAAATTTGATACATTGTAATGAAAATTTTAGTGAATTTTAATTTATGCATTATTTGTTGATCATGATTGGGTAAGCATATATTTTAATGGATTTGAGTAAGTTTGAGAAGTGTTTGGATCGAAATTTTGAATTGCTGAAATTGGTTGAATTTGGTAAGAATTATATGTGCAtatcatttataattttgaGGTTTGAATTGTTGTTTTTGACTTGAATTCCGTGTTAGTTGTTTTGAGGCTTTTAGTAGTGTTTAGTGTTCTTTGTTCAAGGGTTCCATTTAGGCTGTCTTTTAGTtatatgggttttttttttcggGTTTACGCTTGTTTTTGTGTTATTAATGTTTTCAAAGATTTGGAATGCATTAGATGTGAAACAGATTGAAAACTAAAAGATCGAAAACCGATGAGAGCTTTATTAGGGGATGAGCAACATTACTGTAGGGAAGTGTAGTATCACCCGTGTCTAGAATTAAAAAACGAAGGCATTTCATGAAAGATATTTTGAATATTTCAAACTTTGAAAAGCACAAAGATCTTAACCTCATCAAGTGTGCTTTTAGTTATTATTAGAGCCCCAAACCGAGAGAAAGGTGAGGAATTTGACATCAGATAAGGGAATTTGACATTTAATGTTGTCTCGTTGGGTGATTTTCTGAATGCGGGTGTTATCGACTGCCAAGAGACTGTGTGTATTAATTGAATAAGGCTTTATATGGGTCAAGACAAGCACTTGGAGCCTAGTTTGATAAGCTCAAAACTGCTCTTATCTCCTTTAACTTCACCTCTACTGAGTCGATCAATCTCTCTTTACAAGGATTACCAAGAGTCATACCatttatattcttttatatGTGGATGGCATTCTTATCACACTTCTATGGCTGTGGTTTCATCACTCATATCTAACCTTAATGCCTCTGTTTCATTAAAAGATATTGGTGAAATTGATTATTTCTTAGGCATACAGGTTACTCATCTTGACAATGGTCTCCATCTTTGTCAAAAGAAGTATGTCATGGACCTTCTGTGTAGAACCAAGGACTTTGCTAATTCTCTTCCAACACCTATGACTGGTGGAGAGAAATTATCTGCTCAAGATGGTGATCCAGTAGCTAATCCACATCAATGAAGAAGTATTGTTAGAGCTTTGCAATATGCTGTCATAACTAGGTCAAAAATAGCATATGTTGTAAACAAAGTATCTGAGTTTATGCATAATCCACTTGAATCTCATCTTAAAGTTGTAAAGAAAATTCTAAGATATCTCAAGGGAACATTGGACATTGGCTTACATCTGAAACCTTGCTCCAGTCTTGTTTTAATTAGATTCTGTGATGCTGATTGTACATCAGACTCTGTTGATCTTTGATCAACCTCtggtttttgcatttatcttggTTGGCCAACTTGGTTTCATGGAGTTCAAAGAAGCAAAAGACAATGTCCCGTTAAGCATCGAAGCCTTCCAAATGCTACTGCAGAAATCACTTGGCTTCAATCTCTGCTTGCTAAAATTGGTCTTTCTTTGACTCATGTCCTTACAATTTGGTGTGATAACCAGTCTACTGTGCTAATGTCTGCTAACCCTGTGCTACACTCTAGGACAAAACACATAAAATTAGATCTTTACTTTGTTAGAAAAAGGATACTGCATAATTAGCTCAGAGTTAGACACACTCCAGCCCAAGATCAAATAGCTGACATACTGACCAAAGCTTTGTCATCTCCAAAGTTCACAATGCTGAGAAACAAACTGAGTCTGGTCTCTCTTTCCCAGCTCAGTTTGTGGGAGGATGTTAGATAGAGTGCCATCTGTTAGTTAGCATAGTTTGTACATAGAGTTAGTTAAGTAGTTAGTTAAATTCTGTTATATTTTCTAACTGTATATTTAACTACTTTTAGTTAACTTATCTCTTTATATAAGAGTTGATTGCTCTCTTTTGAGTAACTACTTTTAGTTAACTTATCTCAGAGTTGATTGCTCTCTTTTGAGTAACTACTTTTAGTTAACTTATCTCTTTATATAAGAGTTGATTGCTCTCTTTTGAGCTGTAATGAGAATGGCACTTTCATtcatttctttctctctttttgtttttctcaacaATATTCATTTATGTTCATAATTCATGATTTTCATTGAACAATGAACCTTACGTTTCTACTTTggattttaaataattgtttttttctATAAAGAATTTGGgtgataataaaaaataaaagaaagttgACCGATTGGGTCAACTTGTTGACCCGACCAATCCGGTCAATCCGGTCAACCTGAACTCACGAACATGAAACTATTTCACGAGCTGTGTCTGAGTACAACTTTTTGAACCCAAAATCCAATCAACTCGCTCAATGTTCAATcctaagagcatctccaatggagAGCTATAAATGTGGTGTATTGCCATTTTTTAGAATATTTTGCAAAAAGTTAACTCTAATAGTGATCTAAAATGTGTGCCAAATTTGGCCCAAGTAAAAATTGTGCCAAATTTGGCACAAAAGATAGCATGTGCTAAATTTTAGCCCACAATAAATGACACATTTTTTAATTACTTATTTGCCACTCATTAAtactatttattaataaaaaatgtttttatatttataagttattaaaataatataaataaagttaattatttgtatatttttaatgaatattaatggtaatattaatttttataattaatttacaccTTGTACATTGGAGGACAAATATGAAAATTGGACCAAATACTTTATGGTATATTTTAGGTCAAATTTAACCCAAAATGGTCTAATATATGAGCAATATGATACTTTGTAATGTtggaattaattattttttaattgaaggGTTTAGATGCAATATTATAAAGTTGTTGTCCTTGTAGTGTAAACACAAATCTTAAAGTAAATTCCAAAGACTACACACGTCATCTCTCAAGTAAACATATCCACCTATCATTTAGATTTTCTACTCTGATAATCCACAGCTTCAAGCTTTGACAACCATGGAGGATTGCTCGCCTCATATTTTACTCTACTCCTTTTCCTTTACTCTCTCGCATTTTCTTTCCTTGTGACCTATTATAGTATATCATCAACTCACTACTCACCAAACCTTTTCTCATTTTTCTCATAACTGAACTGAAAAACCAAAATGTCTCTTCGTTTCTCCTCCCATGTGTTAAATCTTCACTCGGCCAAGCACCAAACTTTCTTCAATCGTTTCTCTTCAGACTTCATCACCAGAATTCAGGTAAGCTCCACCACTCCTTACGCCTTGCCATACTCTCCTTTGAATAAGTTAAGCAGAGAAAAGTTCAACCACCACCCCATTACAGCTTCAGTAACCCCAAGTGCTGAAACTGTTGAATCATCTTCATTCAGAGCTAAAAAACCCAATGATGTTAATGTTTTGGTGGTGGGTTCAACTGGGTATATTGGGAAATTTGTTGTTAAAGAGTTAATCAATAGAGGGTTCAATGTCATAGCTGTGGCTAGGGAGAGGAGTGGGATCAAAGGGAAAAATAGTAAAGAAGAGACATTTAATGAGTTGAAAGGAGCCAATGTGTGCTTTTCAGATGTTACCAATTTTGATTGTTTGGAGAAATCTTTGGAAAGTTTAAGTGTTCCTATTGATGTTGTGGTTTCATGTCTAGCTAGTCGTTCAGGTGGAGTTAAGGACTCATGGAAGATAGATTACGAAGCAACTAAGAACAGTCTTGTTGCTGGTAGAAAATTTGGGGCTTCCCATTTTGTATTGCTTTCAGCCATCTGTGTGCAAAAACCCCTTCTTGAATTTCAGCGTGCTAAGCTGAAATTCGAGGCTGAGTTGATGAAAGAAGCAGAAGAGAATAGTGGGTTCTCTTACAGCATTGTGAGGCCAACTGCTTTCTTCAAAAGCTTGGGTGGTCAGGTTGAGTTGGTGAAAGATGGCAAGCCTTATGTGATGTTTGGGGATGGAAAGTTGTGTGCTTGTAAGCCAATAAGTGAGCCAGATTTGGCTTCTTTTATTGCTGATTGTGTTTTGAGTGAAGACAAGATTAATCAGGTTTTGCCCATTGGAGGACCTGGTAAGGCATTGACACCATTGGAACAAGGGGAGATGTTGTTCAAACTTTTGGGAAGAGAACCCAAGTTTTTGAAAGTGCCAATTGGGATAATGGACTTTGCTATTGGGATTCTTGATAACCTTGTCAAGATATTTCCATCAATGGAAGATGCTGCTGAGTTTGGTAAGATTGGAAGGTATTATGCTGCTGAGAGTATGCTGATTTTGGACCCTGAGACTGGTGAATATAGTGCTGAGATGACACCAAGTTATGGAAACGACACTTTGGAAGAGTTTTTTGAGAGAGTTTTGAGGGAAGGAATGAGTGGACAGGAATTAGGAGAACAAactattttttgaaaagaatTTGTGCTAATGGTAATAAAGTTTGTAAACAATGGAATGGAACACAGTCAATTTATTAAACCAGTTTCATATAATACTGTCTGTTTAATTATGTACATTATTTGAGTTTCAATCAGGGGCTTTTGTTTAATTATGCTCTTTGTCTTCTGATTATTATATGGGAGATGTTTCAATCTTCTTTCAAATTGCTCGTGTCACTAGCTTTTGGAATATCTAGTTTTGAACAAGTCTTTATTATTATCTTAATAAATTATTGCATAGGAAAGTTTTGAGAAAACGCAACTTCTTATGACTTTTGGAAACAAGGAAAGGAATTATAAACACAAGTACTACTTATATTGGTTTGTGAGACTTTGAGACCACAACTTGATAGAGTACTTGAACAAATCTCTTACAACTACATGTCAATGAAGTTCAATTACAGGATTCATAAACTACAGATGGAACAATATAAAACAATGGATCAATGAGATATGCTGCACAAGTAGAAAACATATACAAATAAGATATACACAAATCCAAACACTGATATCTGATATAACACACAAATCCAAGACATGAAATGGCTTTGTGAGGCTTTACTTTGGGATTTTCTTGTGGATGGAGAACACAGAGAGCCAGATTAGTAAAACCAGCAAAACCGAGGCAAACAAAGAAACTGCAAGAGAGCCGGCCAAATGTTGACAGAACTTGTCAAAAGTTGAGCACACCTTCTGCCACCTGACATGATCGTTGCCCTTCAATCCAACATATGCTACTCCTCCAGCTGTGCCAGTGGCTGAGGCAACCAACCCCAGTATGAGCTGCATCATTACCAATAGATATGCACATCAGCTTAATATTGGCTTTCTTTTCTTTCCTTACAACAAGTAAGGCTTGTCTTTCATCTATAATATCTTTTATAAGTGAATAGAATAGAGAGCTTACCACATCAAAAATGGCATAGTAGAGCAAGAATTTAGATGAGTATTCAGGCTTCAGGATGACTGAAATTGATCCTAGAGTAGTAACTAAACTGTAAAGACCGGCAATTGATAAAGCCACTAGAAAGTATCTGCAAAAAGATGTACAAGACTAAATCAACTATTTGAAACTTAATCTCAAAATGGTATGTTTCATACTAAACAAATTCATATCATAATTCTTACTATGCATAATCAAAAGTGGTGATTCTTACTCACTAATTTACTTCAAATCATTTCAAACATAACATGTGAAAAACTAAAACACTTGACAAAATCGAGTTAGTGAAAACTTCAGATTAAACTCACATGAACGCCGGAGAGTGATTGAACTTGGCCGAAAGTGGGAAAGGAGCTCGAACAGTTTGCTTGCTAGTAACAAGAACAACAATAGCAGCCACTGTTGATGCAAACAACAAGACCCTTAAAGCCACATCAACTTTAAAGCAAGTAGCTTCAGCTGTACAAGTAGCTGATGAGGGCCCTGAGATTGGTTTGGGAGATGGAGGAGCTTCCTTTCCTTGTTCAGGGTCAACTTTCTCAGTAGATGCCATAGCTTGTGACTAAAGAGCTTTTGTTTAGCAGATATGAAAAAGTTAAATGAACTAGACTCACTTCAAGGGAATTGGGTTGTAGTTGTTTTGTATTAGagtatgtacatatatatacacatatatacacacaattgTATATATCTTGGTGGAACATTCATGGGACAATAGTTCAAATACACAATAATCAGTTTGGAGTCTTTTGCACGCCAAGTGAATTGGTTTGAATAGCGTTTTTATTGTTCAATTGCTGACAAGGTTCTTATATTTTATGCTTATGTTCCACTCTTGACTGTGCAGCCCTATAAATTAGAAGAGAAAAACTTGTgtgaacaatttttttaatatatggtTTCTCCTTTGGTATATATTATATTGTGATTTCTTATAGGATTTGGATTGGTTAGATAATGTTTGGTGGGAATGGAAGATTTTATTttgtagaataattaaatatttaatcacAATTTGTGCTGTGGTTGCGTGGTTAGGAAATTAGTACACAAAGTGgctttttttggtattttctcCTCTTAAATAGCCCTTTAAGGTGGGGTAAagcctaaaaaagaaaaagttaatcACAACTTTTTTGCTGGGTAAGTTAATCACaacttgaaaaacaaaaagtaatACTTCATATATAATTGATATTTATTTGtacaattattttaaaatgttgCCCAAATAAAGTTAAGATTTATTTTgtacaattatttattaaaatttcttcTAAAAATTTTCAACCCTATGCTATCGGTTATTTATTATCATGCTGAAAAAAGCGCTTGTAAAGGTttgttttgtagtagtgattcaAGTTATTGAAGTCTGAACTTTCATTCTGGAGTTCCCGAAGTCAATTTGGGCGCAGGACTAGGGACCCCTCCCAGGTCGACTTGTTATAAAggtctaattttaatttttcgccCAAGGCCTCGAAATTCCTTGGGCCAGCCCCGATTGCAAAACAAGTCAAGATTGACTCTCCCTTCTGCCTTGTGTGTGAATAGGATCTTGAATCCCATGATCATCTATACTTTTCATGCTCTTATTCTTTGAGAGTTATGGAGCATATTGAGGGTTGCTAGGTAGTCTACTTTAGCCAAACTAGTTTGAAGATCGGATTAAGAGTGTTGTCCATGATTTGTATTATGCAACACTGGGTGGAGCTGTGTATGGAATATGGTATAATCGAAGTTTGTgtgtttttaagaaaaaatgttTGGCCCCCTTCTTAT is a genomic window of Cannabis sativa cultivar Pink pepper isolate KNU-18-1 chromosome 9, ASM2916894v1, whole genome shotgun sequence containing:
- the LOC115722333 gene encoding divinyl chlorophyllide a 8-vinyl-reductase, chloroplastic, with protein sequence MSLRFSSHVLNLHSAKHQTFFNRFSSDFITRIQVSSTTPYALPYSPLNKLSREKFNHHPITASVTPSAETVESSSFRAKKPNDVNVLVVGSTGYIGKFVVKELINRGFNVIAVARERSGIKGKNSKEETFNELKGANVCFSDVTNFDCLEKSLESLSVPIDVVVSCLASRSGGVKDSWKIDYEATKNSLVAGRKFGASHFVLLSAICVQKPLLEFQRAKLKFEAELMKEAEENSGFSYSIVRPTAFFKSLGGQVELVKDGKPYVMFGDGKLCACKPISEPDLASFIADCVLSEDKINQVLPIGGPGKALTPLEQGEMLFKLLGREPKFLKVPIGIMDFAIGILDNLVKIFPSMEDAAEFGKIGRYYAAESMLILDPETGEYSAEMTPSYGNDTLEEFFERVLREGMSGQELGEQTIF
- the LOC115722334 gene encoding CASP-like protein 1D1 isoform X2 — translated: MASTEKVDPEQGKEAPPSPKPISGPSSATCTAEATCFKVDVALRVLLFASTVAAIVVLVTSKQTVRAPFPLSAKFNHSPAFIYFLVALSIAGLYSLVTTLGSISVILKPEYSSKFLLYYAIFDVLILGLVASATGTAGGVAYVGLKGNDHVRWQKVCSTFDKFCQHLAGSLAVSLFASVLLVLLIWLSVFSIHKKIPK
- the LOC115722334 gene encoding CASP-like protein 1D1 isoform X1 is translated as MASTEKVDPEQGKEAPPSPKPISGPSSATCTAEATCFKVDVALRVLLFASTVAAIVVLVTSKQTVRAPFPLSAKFNHSPAFIYFLVALSIAGLYSLVTTLGSISVILKPEYSSKFLLYYAIFDVVSSLFYSLIKDIIDERQALLVVRKEKKANIKLMCISIGNDAAHTGVGCLSHWHSWRSSICWIEGQRSCQVAEGVLNF
- the LOC115723331 gene encoding uncharacterized protein LOC115723331 isoform X2; amino-acid sequence: MKHCDYFQKSLPNDIALKIASSLQGLELCSLGSCSRFWRELCKSDCLWESLAKERWPFLGSLQLQPSSSSSAPYIPNFQGWRALYIQRHNEMAGRAMEVLKFVEQRSLSGSLGVGDYLKAIEDLHAEYVLESLECCKISDREVCVKWWKLGRWFYGFRMRDESRFRIFCMADFAMAKEEEVLAVLHRGAIHEVIRVQISIVDSSDIPWYHQNTQKQG
- the LOC115723331 gene encoding uncharacterized protein LOC115723331 isoform X1, which encodes MKHCDYFQKSLPNDIALKIASSLQGLELCSLGSCSRFWRELCKSDCLWESLAKERWPFLGSLQLQPSSSSSAPYIPNFQGWRALYIQRHNEMAGRAMEVLKFVEQRSLSGSLGVGDYLKAIEDLHVMQFGFKDVELLLFKPKLNPLFNLVGLHYCINWLRVPAEYVLESLECCKISDREVCVKWWKLGRWFYGFRMRDESRFRIFCMADFAMAKEEEVLAVLHRGAIHEVIRVQISIVDSSDIPWYHQNTQKQG